GCAGCACTCGTTCACGCGCAAGAGCGTCTCGCAATTGGGCCTCAATGTGCTTTAGCCTTTCGACTTCCTTCTGCCCCGCCTCGATCGCAACGCAAAATGCGCGGGGGCAATCCTCCGGCTGTCGAAATGGCTCCGGTCGAACGGGCTCTTGTCCTGGAGGCGTGCACGCATTGCTCATGGCTTACTCCAATACCAACGATAACAAGTTTGGTATTCCAGCAGCCACCGTTCCTAGTTGCGGAGAACTACTCCGGCGGCTTAAGACCCGGTGAGCGCAGCCAATTGCTGATCTGCAAGCCACTTTCAGCCTGCCGGGCCTTGCGTATCAGTCTTTCGCGCTCAGGGCCAGCAGCCAGCAATTTTGCTTGCTGACGCAATCGCCTCGCCTCTTCGCCAAGGCGCTCTTCCAGAGCTTTCGTCTGCTTGACGCGACGCCGCATCTGATGCCCCACACTAGGCGACTACATTTGTGCATTCTGCTTGAGACGCGACAGGAGCGATTGATGCAGATCAAAAGCTCATACACGGCTGCTGGGGCCTGTGCCGCCACAACACTGATCAACGCCCGCCCCCCGCATCGGCAGGCGGCATCGGCTCGCCGATTGCTATGACTTGATCTCGTCGGTCCACACCTTGAAACTGACCAAGGTATTGGGCCCAAACGTATGGGTAATCGGGACGTCAGCAGCGTCACGCCCCTGAGCAATCAAGATGCGTCCGATACGCGGGATGTTGTTGGGCGGATCGAACGTGTACCAACGCCCGCCAATGTAAGCTTCGAACCATCCGGCGAAATCGCCTGGAGCATATGGCGGGGGCATACCGATGTCGCCCAGATAGCCGGTGCAGTATCTTGCCGGAATGTTCATGCAGCGGCAGAAGGTGATGGCCAGATGCGCGTAGTCGCGACAAACGCCCTTGCCCTCTTTGAAGACTTGCCATGACGTCTTTGTTGAGCGCGCATGCTCATAGCCAAATTGAATGTGATTGTGAACGAAATCGCAGATCGCCTGAACGCGCGCCCATCCAGGTGGCTCCTTCTCAAAAAGCTTCCACGCGACATCGGACAGCAGGTCTGTTTCGCAATAGCGACTACCAAGAAGATAGACGATCGTCTCTGCCGGCAGGTCTTCGATCGCATGTTGTTGTGCCGTGGGCACAACGACATCCGGCAAGCCTGCGTCGCGAATGATACCGTCAGCCGCCAGGCGCATCCGGCCGCGTGGGGCAACGATGCGGCTGCACCAATTGCCGAAGCCATCACGGTATGGGACGATCGTAACGGAGGGATCCGTCGTCAGATAGTCGGGCACAATCACATCTGAAGCCCGCGTGAAATGAGCGCCCAACACCATGATCATGGGTGTAGGCTGAGGAAAGTCGTAAATCATCTCGTAGCCGACCCGAATCTTCACCCTCAGCGCCCTCCAAGTTGATCAGCTTAACTTCTTCGTCAGTGACGCTCACGCCACGCTGAAACGCGAATTCACATGCGACACGCGGGCTAGGGGCGCTTGTTCCGGTGGAGCAGTGCCTCTCTCACCTCGTCGTCCTCAATGGCATCCGCGATCGCCCGGTCGACCGGCTTCGTCTTCAGGGCGCTAAGGACTCGGTCCGGTGCGGGCAGCTCCGGCTCATGCTTCGCTATGGGCGCCGGCGCCCTCTGATCATCCTTGCACAATTCACTTTCTCTCTTGAACTGCTCATCACGAGATCACACCCCGAATGGATAAGTGTCCGGAAGCCCGACGATCTCGGCCGTGTCCAGCGGAGTCACCGCCCGGGTGTCGTCGAACCAGATGTATTCGTCGAATTGCTGCGGCAAATTGGCCTGGAAATAGTGGCTCGCAAGTTCGGTTTCGGGCCTGTAGATCACGCCGATGGCCCGCTCAAGCCGTTCCTTGCCAAGACCCTTTGAACCGCAGAGATCGCCACGACCGCGCAGACCAAGCATGAAGCGCGGAAGGCCCACTGCGTGACACAGCTGTTCATAACTGTTGGGAAGCGACGGGCGGACGGTCTTGACCTCCATCGGGCCGCCCCAAT
This genomic stretch from Bradyrhizobium daqingense harbors:
- a CDS encoding transglutaminase-like domain-containing protein — translated: MKIRVGYEMIYDFPQPTPMIMVLGAHFTRASDVIVPDYLTTDPSVTIVPYRDGFGNWCSRIVAPRGRMRLAADGIIRDAGLPDVVVPTAQQHAIEDLPAETIVYLLGSRYCETDLLSDVAWKLFEKEPPGWARVQAICDFVHNHIQFGYEHARSTKTSWQVFKEGKGVCRDYAHLAITFCRCMNIPARYCTGYLGDIGMPPPYAPGDFAGWFEAYIGGRWYTFDPPNNIPRIGRILIAQGRDAADVPITHTFGPNTLVSFKVWTDEIKS